A window of Bacteroidota bacterium genomic DNA:
CCCGGGGTACCTGTACTTGCCCTGACTGCAACTGCAACACCCGGGGTGGTGGAGGATATCCAGGATAAGCTGAAGTTCGGTCAAAAAAACGTATTCAGGAAGAGTTTCGGGAGAAGAAACCTGGCATATATCGTCATGAAAGATGAAAATAAATATGGCAGTATACTGAAAATCATACAACAACATCCCGGAACCGGGATCATATACGTGAGAAACCGCAGAAAAACCAGAGAAGTAGCAGATTATCTCAGAAAAAACAAAATTTCGGCTGATTTTTATCACGCAGGACTTGAACCGGCAGAGAGGGAAAGGAAACAGGATAACTGGATACACGAAAAAACAAGCATCATGGTATCGACCAATGCCTTTGGAATGGGCATTGATAAACCTAATGTCAGATTTGTTATTCATATCGATCTCCCGGACAGCCCTGAGGCATATTTCCAGGAGGCGGGTCGCGCAGGACGGGATGAACAGGAATCGATAGCTGTATTATTGTACGATGAATCAGATGTATTAAAAGCGCAAAAGAATTTTGAAAACTCCTATCCGGGTTTGGAAGTGATAAAGTCGGTTTACCAGGCCATTGGCAACTATTACCAACTGGCTACGGGAAGCGGCAAAGACCTGAGCCTGGATTTCGACATCAATGAGTTTTCCGAAACATTCCGCATTTCGCCGGTAATCACATACAACTCACTACGTTTCCTGGAAAAAGAAGGTTATC
This region includes:
- a CDS encoding RecQ family zinc-binding domain-containing protein; protein product: PGVPVLALTATATPGVVEDIQDKLKFGQKNVFRKSFGRRNLAYIVMKDENKYGSILKIIQQHPGTGIIYVRNRRKTREVADYLRKNKISADFYHAGLEPAERERKQDNWIHEKTSIMVSTNAFGMGIDKPNVRFVIHIDLPDSPEAYFQEAGRAGRDEQESIAVLLYDESDVLKAQKNFENSYPGLEVIKSVYQAIGNYYQLATGSGKDLSLDFDINEFSETFRISPVITYNSLRFLEKEGYLALNEIFNVPARLFVTISHDDLYRFQVENPRIDPFIKLILRLYSGLFSDYVNINENDIAKKAGIPLETVVKTLKMLDKMEIFSYLPARSKPQLIFLKERADIKNVFISPANYSERKAEAAKRLESVINYVTGYGRCRSQSLLSYFGEKDSTRCGKCDVCLKWNSLDLNDIEFEQISGEIKKSILNKPLTLQEILFIMGRFNEEKTIEVIRWLEESGQIIKKPDQRYTWKRQFKLFS